A stretch of the Vanacampus margaritifer isolate UIUO_Vmar chromosome 6, RoL_Vmar_1.0, whole genome shotgun sequence genome encodes the following:
- the enc2 gene encoding kelch-like protein 25: MSVTVHENRKSRTSTGSMNISLFHKPSHPDSVLTHLNTMRKQGMFTDITLWAGDRSFQCHRAVLAACSRYFEAMFSGGLRESMDSEVNFRDSIHPEVLELLLDFAYSSRVIINEENAESLLEAGDMLQFHDIRDAAAEFLEKNLHSSNCLGMMLLSDAHQCKRLYELSWRMCLLHYETIRESEDFYSLTKEKLLELVLSDELEIEDEQIVFNSVMRWVRNDLDNRRHHLPELLGAIRLALLPSECLLEAVACEELVMADKKSRVVVEEAMQCKKRILQNDGIVTSPCARPRKAGHTLLILGGQTFMCDKIYQVDHKAKEIIPKADLPSPRKEFSACAIGCKVYVTGGRGSENGVSKDVWIYDTVHEEWSKGAPMLIARFGHGSAELENSLYVVGGHTAIAFVYPASPSVSLKQVERYDPVSNKWTMMAPLRDGVSNAAVVSAKLKLFVFGGTSIHREKASKVQCYDPVGNRWNIAAECPQPWRYTAAAVLGSQIFIMGGDTEFTAASAYRFDCETNQWSRVGDMTSKRMSCHAVASGNKLYVVGGYFGTQRCKTLDCYDPTSDSWNSITTVPYSLIPTAFVSTWKHLPA; the protein is encoded by the exons ATGTCGGTGACTGTTCATGAGAATCGGAAATCCCGCACCAGCACGGGATCCATGAACATTTCACTATTCCACAAGCCATCACACCCTGACAGTGTCTTGACTCATCTGAACACAATGAGGAAACAGGGCATGTTCACAGATATCACCCTGTGGGCTGGGGACCGCTCCTTCCAATGTCATAG GGCAGTATTGGCAGCTTGCAGCCGTTACTTTGAAGCCATGTTCAGTGGAGGACTTCGAGAAAGTATGGACAGTGAAGTAAATTTCAGAGACAGTATACACCCTGAG GTCTTGGAGCTTCTGCTGGATTTCGCCTATTCATCTCGAGTTATTATAAATGAAGAGAATGCTGAATCATTGTTAGAGGCAGGAGACATGTTGCAGTTTCATGACATCCGGGATGCCGCAGCagaatttttagaaaaaaacctTCACTCTTCCAACTGTTTAGGGATGATGTTATTATCAGATGCCCATCAGTGTAAAAGATTGTATGAGCTGTCGTGGAGGATGTGCCTGCTACACTATGAAACG ATACGAGAATCCGAGGACTTCTATAGTTTGACTAAAGAAAAGCTGCTGGAGCTTGTGCTTAGTGATGAGCTGGAGATAGAAGATGAACAG ATCGTGTTTAATTCTGTGATGCGATGGGTTCGAAATGACTTGGATAATCGGCGTCACCATTTACCAGAGCTGCTTGGGGCCATAAGGCTGGCTCTTCTCCCCTCTGAATGTCTCCTGGAGGCTGTTGCTTGTGAAGAGCTAGTAATGGCTGACAAGAAGAGCAG GGTCGTTGTAGAAGAGGCAATGCAATGTAAAAAACgaattcttcaaaatgatggAATTGTGACAAGTCCCTGTGCTCGACCGCGCAAGGCAGGGCACACGCTGCTGATATTGGGAGGCCAAACTTTTATGTGTGATAAGATATATCAG GTTGACCACAAAGCCAAGGAGATCATACCAAAGGCAGACCTTCCCAGCCCAAGAAAAGAATTCAGTGCATGTGCCATTGGCTGTAAGGTTTATGTGACAGGAGGAAGAGGGTCAGAAAATGGAGTGTCAAAAGACGTCTGGATCTATGACACAGTTCATGAAGAATGGTCGAAAGGAGCACCCATGCTAATAGCAAG ATTTGGTCATGGTTCAGCTGAATTGGAGAACAGCTTGTATGTGGTTGGAGGTCACACAGCCATTGCCTTTGTTTATCCTGCCTCTCCATCCGTCTCTTTAAAACAG GTTGAGCGGTATGACCCTGTCAGTAACAAGTGGACTATGATGGCTCCCTTAAGAGATGGTGTCAGTAATGCAGCCGTGGTCAGTGCCAAAttaaaactgtttgtttttgggggcaCCAGTATACACAGAGAAAAAGCCTCTAAG GTCCAATGCTATGACCCTGTTGGGAACCGCTGGAATATTGCAGCTGAATGCCCGCAACCTTGGCGTTACACAGCAGCTGCAGTCTTGGGGAGTCAGATCTTCATCATGGGTGGTGACACAGAATTCACAGCTGCCTCTGCTTATCGGTTTGACTGTGAAACCAATCAATGGAGTCGTGTAGGTGACATGACATCCAAACGAATGAGTTGCCATGCTGTGGCCTCTGGAAATAAACTGTACGTAGTTGGAGGTTACTTTGGAACACAAAGGTGTAAAACACTGGATTGTTACGATCCAACATCTGACAGCTGGAACTCCATCACCACTGTGCCTTATTCACTCATCCCCACCGCCTTTGTCAGCACGTGGAAGCACCTACCTGCCTAA